atactatgatttaacattaaaattaacaactaATAGTCCATTTTTTGCACTCCCTAACTTAAACCATCTACCAGACTTATGTTCCTGTCCAACGGCAGCATACAGTTGCTTTCCATCACTAGTGAACTGCATAGCATTCACAAAACCATTCACTTCTATACTAAATAATGGTACAACTTTCCTATACATATCACTCACTTTCCATAATCTAATGCAATTGTCATAGGAACCTGATGCAAAAATATCAGAATTTAACAAAGTTGCAAGACTAGTGATCCATCGGGGCACTTCGTTTTCTTTCCCGTGCGCTTCAGGGACCACACATAACGGCTTCTTCTTCATAACACCCCAAAGACAAAGTGAACCATTATCGCTACCCGAGACAAAATGTTCCTCATCCAACAATTTCACTTCATCAAGACTTCCCACAGGCCCATTGAAAATCAATTGTGATTCTTCAACTATTTTCCATATGCGCACTGAAGAGTCTCTGCCACCAGCTGTGATTGCTCGCTCTCTTGTCAAAGCATCAATAGACATGACTGCAGACTGGTGTCCAAACAAAGTTTCCACATATGCCATTTCATCCAAAGACCAAATTTTAACAGACCTGTCTTTGCTCGCTGAATACAATTCATGTgtatttttcctaaatatAATTCCATTCACTGTGTCTTTATGACCTCTAAAGGTATGCAAATGTTTTAATGTGTTTGGCTcccaaatttgaatttcagaaGATTGATCAGA
The Amyelois transitella isolate CPQ chromosome 12, ilAmyTran1.1, whole genome shotgun sequence DNA segment above includes these coding regions:
- the LOC106142165 gene encoding U3 small nucleolar RNA-interacting protein 2, encoding MSSSFFLKGKSRQIHKRKGEKIKKIKPKKQNGPNLENGHDSSESDLDIKKFSDAEEVESDHETAEQKKLRLAKKYLEEIEREEAKRAELKEIDDAVEKRLQKDYLEQKGKLKVEVADNYSTPSANDLRLIRAKEHRLTLTCVCVSFDGQYVFTGSKCGTIIKWSIKEKRKLGSLTYKTHSQFLKGGISSLALSTDNKFLASSDQSSEIQIWEPNTLKHLHTFRGHKDTVNGIIFRKNTHELYSASKDRSVKIWSLDEMAYVETLFGHQSAVMSIDALTRERAITAGGRDSSVRIWKIVEESQLIFNGPVGSLDEVKLLDEEHFVSGSDNGSLCLWGVMKKKPLCVVPEAHGKENEVPRWITSLATLLNSDIFASGSYDNCIRLWKVSDMYRKVVPLFSIEVNGFVNAMQFTSDGKQLYAAVGQEHKSGRWFKLGSAKNGLLVVNFNVKS